tttttaaaaaaaggacctagaaaactaggaatagaaggaaaatactCAACAtgttaaagggaattttttttaacaaatcaattttattaatacatatcaataaagcatacaattcatccaaaatgtacaattaatggtatttggtataatcacatcattgcgcttttttttagatttatttatttctctccccttcccccccaccccggctgtctgttctctgtgtctatttgctgtgtcttctttgtccacttctgttgatgtcagcggcacgggaatttgtgtttctttttgttgcgtcatcttgttgtgtcagctctccttgtgtgcagcaccattcctgggcaggctgcactttcttttgcgctgggcggctctcctttcggggcgcactccttgtgcgtggggctcccctatgggggggacacccctgcatggcacggcacaccctgcgcacatcagcactgcgcatgggccagctccacacgggtcaaggaggcccggggtttgaaccgcggacctcccatgaggtagacggatgccttaaccactggaccaagtccgctgcctcattgtgcattaatcacttcaatcattattagagcattttcattatttcagtaataattaaaaaaaaacagacaaactccATATCCTGGCCAGACGTCATGCACTCACCTCCGTGGGCTTCTGTTTCTGCACTGTTTGAACAGAATCGCATGTGCCTtttgggagcacagggagggatgGCAGAGGAGAGGTGCAAATAGTGAAGCAGTTATGAGTCCCTGGAGGGAAAAGCTACCAGACAAGGTAGGAAGTGTTCTGAAGGGGTCACCCTTATCTTGGCCACCTTTAATTTCCTGACGTGAGAGAAGGGAGAATAAAATCAGGACTTACATGATTTTGGAGCAGAGATGGCACTCACCACTATAGGTAACCTGGTCATTGCCACATATGGGTTCACTCGGCTTGATGTAGGACAAAAACCAGCACTTATGTATATTCTTGATGCACTCAACCTGCAGGTGAGACACAGGCCTTCAGATGCCTTCTTCCAAGTCCTGTGGCCATTATCAGTGGTAGGAGGGGAAGAGGATGGAATCAGAAGAGACTAGGAGTTGGAGCAGACCTCAGAAGTCTCAGCATTTGACCCCTGGCATTTACCACCAACAACCTGTACATGATGTCACATCAGGTCATGTCTGTGGACTCCCCAGTCTGATCCATAAAATCCTTATTAAACTGAAAATCCCTGCCTGATCACAAATGTGATCATTAGGTTACAGAGAGCAAAGGTAGCAAAATGCCTTTCAAGGTTAGAATTCCCTTATGAACATTAACAAGTGACTTATATATGGTGCTTTAGAAGATGGTAATCTCAAAATGGCCACAGAAGGGTTGCtgtggaaggaaggagaaagagaatacATGTGGGGCTCTAGTGTGAAGGAGGCAGGATGCATGTCTTGCACATCACAATGGAAAAAATTCCCACTGCAGCATAGGACAGACCTAAATTTCAGCCATGACTCCCTCATCCATTTAATGGGGCAAACTTCTTGTTTGGTATCTCCCAGGAGAGTTGTATGGCCTGATTGGGATAATGCATGGGAAGAGGTCtcaagaatatatataaattgtTACACATATGATTACCaagcttttttgttgcattattccCATGTTAGTCCCTCCCATCACCCAGAAGATAGAGCTGGGGCTATTCGGGAAACTGGTTCTCTCCCCATTCCTGTTCTTGGGAAACAAGAAAGCAGAGCTCACCTTTGTCTCTTCAAGGTGAGCCCCTTCAGAGGTGACAGGAAGAGGGAagtctggaagaaataaacacaTTTAGAAGAGTTGCTGCTCTCTCATTCTTCCTTCAGGGACAAAGCTTTGATGAGGGAGGCCCTGATTAGCAGACAGGAAGTGCCAAATCCCATCAAAACATTCAAAGTGATGAATTACCCTGAAATAGTTATATTTATCCATAAAAGATAGAAGATAATAGAGCTCATTAAAGCTTACATATTATTGATCCAAAACAGTCCTTGCAGTTATTCATACTCATACACATAAAATAAgcattatataatatattatataataattatataacattgtagcagtttgatattaatgatgaattccaaaaagaaatattggattatgtttgtcaactgatattttcctctgggcatattagattatatcagagtcagaggtttgcttgattaagtaatcatgtaaacctcttatgccagtagggcattgagtacctaccctttggtgggtggggactcacagataaaaggcatggcaaaggacagaattggaaggttttttgatgttggagtttgatgctaaagccttaagctggagccccaggaagtaagcacacagaggaaagagaagcaagcccctggaagggaggaacccaggaaacctgaatcttcacagccatcggcagccatcttgctccaacacatgaaaatagactttggtgggggaagtaactaatgctttatggtctggtatctgtaagctcctaccccaaataaataccctttatgataACCaaaaatttctggtgttttgcctcAGCActtctttgactgactaatacagaatttggtaccaggagtggggtagtgcttttgcaattaccaaaatgctggaacagttttataaatgggtaaggggtattttttagaggaattgtgagatgcttggaagaaaagacctacagtgcttttgAGAGATtgctgatagcaatatggatgctaaagagactttttatggtgccttagaagtaaatgatgaaactataattggaaactggaggaaaggtgatctgtgttttcaagttgcagagaacttagcaaaattaactcctggtgttttatggaaggcagaatttgaaaatggcaagcctaggcatttagctgaaaaaatctccaaagtaaacccagagaatatggtttggcttctgcttgcagcttatagcaaaatgttagatgagagagatgtgctgaggactgaactgttgggtacaaagaaaacagaaactgactctagaaattccaagtctctggaaatcaagttcccagatgaaagtgccccattggaggacttaactaaacttggaaatggtaaatcaagattgaagaggcagttatctaggaaagacgtACAGAAAggcttactgtctgatggcttggacccctgcttcctgcatgctaaaccaacaaggtttttgagagaacagtatgaacaaaaccactgtcaacctggaataaaaaggacatggaaaggagagattgaaggagattGAAGCAGTTCtgagaggaaaaccatggaagttaagatctggaattaggacatcaccttgggccaagagaggaaccccacccatgtgttcagagaggatgagtttgccccagcagttgaagaggggtggatgttcctgtccaatgttctgggagagttttgctgccccaagATTCAGAGAGGATGGAACTCCCCAAGGATTAgtgcagttaaggtcagcaccccaaaGGTCTGAGAGGGATGGACCTGTCcctcaaaggttagggaaggctagatggtcaactcattgctctgagatgGCTGAGCCTGTATGTCAAAGTTTAGGGGGAATATTGTCTTCGCAACACTGTACTGGGGGGTTAAAACTCTAACCAAAAGACTGGGTAAAGGTGTatcaatcaccccaacactcttggagggtgaagtCTCGAGTTTGgccgacacccagatgcttgatgagggtggaaccaagaaaatggccattaggGCAAGCtgatggaaagggtgggtccccatatggccccaaggagaagaaatcatcttCTTAAGAATAACTCCCGGATTTTGAAATCAAACAGGATTCTCTGCAGGTCTACAGAACTGTAGAGaaaccatgactcatgtttctttcccaatttctccttattgaaatgaaaatgtttatcctttgtctgtccatttgtgtattggaagtagatgaattgttttgtaagtttcagaggtctgtagcagacaggactttgccccagggcaaactgtatttctttaaattgattgtgatatgatttagtacttgcattgtaactgattaaaggtttttaaaaattttgtaatgtcttttttggaattcagagagtggagtgtagcagtttgatgttattgatgaattccaaaaagtaatattggattatgtctgtcaactgatcttttcctctgggcacattagattatattggattcagaggtttgcttgactaagtaatcatgtaaacctcttgtgccagtagggtgttgagttcctaacctttggtgggtggggactcacagataaaaggcatggcaaaggacagagttggaaggtttttgatgttggagtttggtgctgaagccttaagctggagccccaggaagtaagcacacagaggaaagagaagcaagccccaggaagggaggaacccaggaaacctgaaccctcgtagctgttggcagccatcttgctccaacacgtgaaaatagactttggtgaaggaagtaacttatgctttatggcctggtatctgtaagctcctaccccaagtaaatagcctttatgaaaaccaaccaatttctggtattttgcatcagcacccctttggtagactaatacaaacataaatataacatttactatcaactctatattttatatacaagCTTTATTGAGATAACTTATATATCATAGAATTCATCCATTTAAGGTATACAGTTCAATGTTTTATTAGTGttttcacagagttgtacatcaCCACAATCAGTTTTACTAtaatttcatcaccccaaaaggaaaccccattagcagtcacttcctATTTTCCCCAAATTCCATTCCCCTCTTTTAGCCCTGCTTTCTgactctatagatttgcctttcttttctggacatttcatagaaatggaatcatatactatGTGGTCTTTTATGACTGACTTTTTTCACTTGGCATAGTGTTTTTAAGGTTTATCTATGTGGTAgtgtgtatcagtacttcattcctttttatatctcaataatattctcctgtatgtatatactacattttatttatccattcattgattcatgaacatttgggttgtttccaattttggctcttatgaataaagctgctgtgaacatttgtttaCAAGTTTTGCTGaggacatgtgttttcatttctcttgtgtatATATACACCTAAGAGTGGAaatcctgggtcatatggtaacatTTTGATTGAATGCCAGACTATTTTTCAAGGCAGCTGGACAATTTTACATTCCAATCAGCAGTGTATAAGggtttcagtttcttcaccttGCTAAAacttattatctgtcttttagaATAATAG
The Dasypus novemcinctus isolate mDasNov1 chromosome 26, mDasNov1.1.hap2, whole genome shotgun sequence genome window above contains:
- the SPINK8 gene encoding serine protease inhibitor Kazal-type 8 isoform X1; translated protein: MMGAFLNGILAAVISRWAASAVDFPLPVTSEGAHLEETKVECIKNIHKCWFLSYIKPSEPICGNDQVTYSGECHLCSKIIYQGLNITKLHDGPCKNS
- the SPINK8 gene encoding serine protease inhibitor Kazal-type 8 isoform X2; the encoded protein is MGLRTDRDPDFPLPVTSEGAHLEETKVECIKNIHKCWFLSYIKPSEPICGNDQVTYSGECHLCSKIIYQGLNITKLHDGPCKNS